From the genome of Merismopedia glauca CCAP 1448/3:
GGTTTATCTAACGTTGGCTAATTTGCTGGTTTTAGCCGCAGGACAGCTACCTTCTTGGGGAGGGGCGATCGCTCAAACTTTACAATCTAGGTTGCTAGAATGGGTGCGTTGTGCCGAGTTTTCTTGCGATCGCGCTGCTCTTTTAGCTACCCAAGATCCTAAATTGGTAGTTTCACTGTTGATGAAACTAGCTGGCGGTTCTCCTACTTTGGCTCCCCAACTCAATGTTGAGGCTTTCCTGGCTCAAGCTAGAGCTTATGAAGAAACAGGCAAAGATCCCATGTTAGACTTGCTCAAAGACCTCCAAACCGCCCCTTTAACTCATCCTTTGCCAGTTTTAAGAGCCAAAGAAATAGATCTGTGGGCGAGCAGTCAAAATTATTCTGCTCTTGTCCAAAACTCTTTTTCGCGCTATAATGGTAAGACTGACAATTTGGGCGGGTGGCGAAACTGGTAGACGCACTAGACTCAAAATCTAGCGATCGTGAGATCGTGAGAGTTCGATTCTCTCTCTGCCCATTTTTTAGTCAGCTAGCAACTAAGGATGGTAGTAGCGATGAGCATTCAACGACTCAAACGCTGGGAATCACCTCGCAAAGAAGGCAGAAACGACAAAGGTAGAGGTGGCTCAGCCCGACAAAGACAACTAAGAAAGCGAAATCAGCTTTTAAGGAAAAAACTGAAGTCGGAAGGCGAGAATCAACAAAATAAAGAGAGAGGGAGCGATCGCTCCCTCTCTTTTTTTGGGGTTGTGTTTAAATTCCTAAGGACAGTCACATCTAACCAAATTGACCTGTAAACACTAACTCAGCAGGACCTGTCATGTAAACTTTATGATCGCTAGCAGACCATTCAATTTGCAAACAGCCCCCAGGAAGTTCCACCATAGTAGTGCGATCGCAATTTCCGGTCAAAACTCCAGCAACGACAGCAGCACAAGCACCCGTACCGCAAGCTAGAGTAATCCCTGCACCTCGTTCCCAAACCCGCATTTTAAGATAATCTGGGCGCACAACTTCAATAAATTCGGTATTAGTCCGTTGAGGGAAAACTG
Proteins encoded in this window:
- a CDS encoding M48 family metallopeptidase, whose translation is MSVTKVPLIGLKADGFRHPLDLQATAALKQLPGLDLMIRNFLGSIGEQFYYLNNIASSVLVGPEQLPQLHGLLVEACQILDLEVPQLYVRQHPVPNAYTLAMRGKQPFIVLHTSLIDLLTLEEVQAVIAHELGHLKCEHGVYLTLANLLVLAAGQLPSWGGAIAQTLQSRLLEWVRCAEFSCDRAALLATQDPKLVVSLLMKLAGGSPTLAPQLNVEAFLAQARAYEETGKDPMLDLLKDLQTAPLTHPLPVLRAKEIDLWASSQNYSALVQNSFSRYNGKTDNLGGWRNW